Proteins found in one Salvia splendens isolate huo1 chromosome 10, SspV2, whole genome shotgun sequence genomic segment:
- the LOC121752801 gene encoding uncharacterized protein LOC121752801, whose translation MGKKAFAKKTKPSRRETPEARPQPTPPAPVAQPSPMVSLDAMMAFLHQQDPNRDWTTALASFGQTGGVGTTSSKAPPAPVSHVAVSELDSAELDAIAAHYDSDSEERKKKSSPDRTTPEGSEGTEKTPQAELVFQEDTGTETAEPEVEAPQVVKPIPVRRKLVVKADPKADSLKPQRVSQRCLGKWASSRAKPNTSEDPIEIASEEERATPKKAEGELVQATDQEDTGVSPVQNEPGTTTEGMAGEPNLTSASGRSDGSEKDEALLQAEEEAR comes from the exons ATGGGTAAGAAGGCATTCGCTAAGAAAACCAAACCCAGCCGCCGAGAAACCCCGGAGGCACGACCACAGCCAACCCCACCAGCACCCGTCGCTCAGCCATCGCCCATGGTTTccttggatgccatgatggcatttcttcacCAACAGGACCCAAATAGGGACTGGACGACGGCTCTGGCCAGTTTCGGCCAAACGGGGGGCGTCGGAACCACATCCAGCAAAGCTCCGCCTGCGCCGGTAAGTCATGTAGCAGTTTCAGAACTGGATTCGGCAGAACTTGACGCTATCGCcgcacattacgactccgactctgaggagcgtaagAAAAAGTCGAGTCCAGACAGGACAACTCCGGAGGGGAGCGAAGGAACAGAGAAAACACCCCAAGCGGAACTAGTATttcaagaa GACACAGGAACAGAGACAGCGGAGCCAGAAGTAGAAGCACCCCAGGTTGTAAAGCCGATTCCGGTCAGGCGAAAACTGGTGGTGAAAGCAGACCCCAAGGCAGACTCGCTCAAGCCGCAGAGGGTATCGCAACGTTGTTTAGGTAAGTGGGCCTCCAGCAGGGCCAAACCGAACACGTCGGAGGACCCCATAGAGATCGCAAGCGAGGAAGAGCGAGCCACTCCGAAAAAGGCTGAAGGTGAACTTGTTCAAGCTACTGATCAGGAAGACACAGGGGTGTCTCCAGTACAGAATGAACCGGGCACGACAACGGAAGGAATGGCTGGGGAACCGAACCTCACATCAGCGTCAGGAAGGTCTGATGGATCTGAGAAGGACGAGGCCTTACTCcaagctgaggaggaagccag